The Podospora pseudopauciseta strain CBS 411.78 chromosome 2 map unlocalized CBS411.78m_2, whole genome shotgun sequence genome has a window encoding:
- a CDS encoding uncharacterized protein (COG:S; EggNog:ENOG503P11Q) — protein sequence MSDSCGDDPLPKPPMELEVKCRKALERYAAIAKMDGTRYFPSDIHRQSANIRTFNTHVRDRRTRAALAPDFDQDIDKHIATMAERSRPKKGRQYLRRNTFLEMTTCIMTATWWALRRYFDLSDRNFHPDILHGPENVISLTIEFVKEYRQFRIALEPEEGNGNIYTCRIMHPETRSMSVDHFAPQDQPITLTHHDNITMPSRDLLRIHHTLGKIFHAKPHLNWNVMIEEEGC from the exons ATGTCAGATTCTTGTGGCGATGACCCCTTGCCCAAGCCCCCGATGGAGTTGGAAGTCAAATGCCGCAAAGCCCTTGAAAGATACGCAGCAATCGCAAAGATGGATGGCACGAGATACTTCCCTTCAGACATTCACCGACAATCTGCCAACATCAGGACGTTCAACACTCATGTCAGAGATCGTCGAACACGCG CCGCACTGGCCCCTGATTTTGACCAGGATATTGACAAGCATATCGCCACAATGGCCGAAAGGTCACGCCCCAAAAAAGGGCGTCAATATCTCAGACGAAATACCTTCTTAGAGATGACCACCTGTATCATGACTG CTACATGGTGGGCCCTCCGTCGGTACTTCGACCTTTCCGACCGCAACTTCCACCCAGATATCCTCCACGGGCCCGAAAATGTCATATCCCTCACAATTGAGTTCGTCAAGGAGTACCGCCAGTTTCGGATAGCTTTGGAACCAGAAGAAGGCAATGGAAATATCTACACCTGCCGTATCATGCATCCAGAGACCCGGAGCATGTCTGTAGATCATTTTGCTCCCCAAGATCAGCCCATCACCTTGACGCATCATGACAACATTACAATGCCCAGTAGGGACCTTCTTAGAATACATCATACCTTGGGTAAAATCTTTCAT GCTAAACCACATTTGAACTGGAACGTGATgattgaagaagaaggttgttga
- a CDS encoding uncharacterized protein (CAZy:AA9; EggNog:ENOG503PAVP; COG:E): MKFAPILLASAASAHTIFSSLEVNGVNHGVGGGVRVPSYNGPIENVDSASIACNGAPNPTTPTSKVITVQAGQNVTAIWRYMLSTTGSAPNDIMDISHKGPTMAYLKKVNDATTDSGVGGGWFKIQEDGYNNGVWGTEKVINGQGRHSIRIPSCIAPGQYLLRAEMLALHGAGNYPGAQFYMECAQLNIVGGTGSKTPSTVAFPGAYSGSHPGVKISIYWPPVTNYQIPGPSVFTC, encoded by the exons ATGAAGTTCGCCCCTATCCTCCTTGCCTCCGCCGCGAGCGCCcacaccatcttctcctccctcgaggTGAACGGTGTCAACcacggtgttggtggtggtgtccgTGTGCCCAGCTACAACGGCCCCATTGAGAATGTCGACTCTGCCTCGATCGCCTGCAACGGTGCTCCCAACCCgaccacccccacctccaagGTCATCACCGTCCAGGCTGGTCAGAACGTGACCGCCATCTGGCGCTACAtgctctccaccaccggctcTGCCCCCAACGACATCATGGACATCTCCCACAAGGGCCCCACCATGGCCTACCTCAAGAAGGTCAACGACGCCACCACCGACTCTGGTGTCGGCGGCGGTTGGTTCAAGATCCAGGAGGACGGTTACAACAACGGCGTCTGGGGCACCGAGAAGGTCATCAACGGCCAGGGCCGCCACAGCATCAGGATCCCCTCCTGCATCGCCCCCGGCCAGTACCTCCTCCGTGCTGAGATGCTTGCTCTCCACGGTGCCGGCAACTACCCTGGTGCTCAGTTCTACATGGAGTGTGCTCAGCTCAACATTGTCGGCGGTACCGGCAGCAAGACCCCCTCCACCGTTGCCTTCCCCGGTGCTTACTCT GGCTCCCACCCCGGTGTCAAGATCAGCATCTACTGGCCCCCTGTCACCAACTACCAGATCCCCGGCCCCTCGGTCTTCACCTGCTAA
- a CDS encoding uncharacterized protein (COG:S; EggNog:ENOG503P0Q0), with amino-acid sequence MATCTTQLIELRGHLGGPHNATSLEQFQVLHDGLGQYCGKLDMEFEPDIAGPGVLLSQMIQASVSVTSFVFITIISSWARFVLLVHKRGDWKKAERRHRKLTTSRVHGALVSAAVEFQEAQAFFTMAIQIATIATFEPSFTCGLSCSQQESIQSLSDTIMNGQLIRALAVNSMLPVLLTQSVLHRAGMSWWYTLTLCIIVCIFSEVIRWQTVTQVPFHILLGRLKDLVPVDECGGNPSLTAYCLTPLYNLQLVEMPMLIVGYTTALVLLLAQSAHRTWPIISPIVERHRPGQLLAYLGKHFFRVSWYGLQMTLAIATALHFVTLWTISRGLNASPKDWTYGQVVSAMLWAPILGKYLYYNIFGVKRGVEARLAREYTVIRLEPH; translated from the exons ATGGCCACCTGCACGACACAGCTTATCGAACTAAGGGGACACCTGGGTGGTCCGCATAACGCCACTAGCCTTGAGCAATTCCAGGTCCTTCATGACGGCCTAGGCCAATATTGTGGCAAGCTTGATATGGAGTTTGAGCCTGACATTGCAGGGCCGGGG GTCCTGCTGTCACAAATGATACAGGCATCAGTCTCAGTCACCTCGTTTGTTTTCATCACGATAATCAGCTCTTGGGCCCGGTTCGTTCTTTTGGTCCACAAGCGAGGCGACTGGAAGAAAGCGGAGCGTCGTCACAGAAAACTCACAACATCCAGAGTCCACGGTGCGTTGGTTTCGGCTGCCGTGGAATTCCAGGAAGCCCAagccttcttcaccatggcCATTCAGATCGCGACCATTGCCACGTTTGAGCCGAGCTTTACCTGCGGCTTGTCTTGCAGCCAGCAAGAATCGATCCAATCCCTGAGCGACACCATCATGAATGGGCAGTTGATTCGTGCTCTGGCGGTCAACAGCATGTTGCCTGTGCTTCTGACACAGTCAGTACTCCACCGTGCCGGAATGAGCTGGTGGTATACCTTGACGCTTTGCATCATTGTCTGCATCTTTTCAGAGGTCATCAGGTGGCAAACTGTCACTCAAGTCCCTTTCCACATCCTGTTAGGCCGGCTAAAAGATCTAGTACCAGTGGATGAGTGTGGTGGTAACCCTTCTCTGACAGCGTATTGCCTGACGCCTTTATACAATCTTCAACTTGTGGAAATGCCCATGCTGATTGTAGGATATACAACCGCCCTTGTACTCCTTCTTGCGCAGAGCGCACATCGGACATGGCCGATTATTTCACCTATTGTCGAGAGGCATAGACCTGGTCAGTTGCTGGCTTACTTGGGAAAGCATTTCTTTCGAGTGTCTTGGTACGGATTGCAGATGACCCTTGCCATCGCCACGGCTTTACATTTCGTCACTCTTTGGACCATCAGCCGCGGTTTGAACGCGTCACCGAAAGACTGGACATATGGCCAGGTGGTGTCGGCAATGCTCTGGGCTCCGATATTGGGAAAGTACCTATACTACAATATTT TTGGAGTGAAGAGGGGAGTCGAGGCACGGCTTGCGCGAGAGTACACGGTGATTCGACTTGAGCCTCACTGA
- a CDS encoding uncharacterized protein (COG:S; EggNog:ENOG503P0Q0), whose product MKDTNSLSVLSHIDDPSNRKIEDLPGWVPYFSARLETETFDNGSDPCRYCASYINFKLTEASEIVFHPEGGRQLDELPASEIRDWPMTLENLKTGRRREESYGVRTQEGGEQEKDQGSSDCSGYAEKSSEELEGPPETESMSNLGHHLEILEEDINDQKDHFFGGSSSLLPA is encoded by the exons ATGAAGGACACCAACAGTCTCTCTGTACTATCACACATTGACGATCCGTCAAACCGAAAGATCGAGGACCTTCCCGGTTGGGTCCCTTACTTCAGCGCGAGGCTAGAAACGGAAACGTTTGACAATGGGTCCGACCCTTGCAGATATTGCGCCTCGTATATCAACTTCAAATTAACGGAAGCAAGCGAGATCGTCTTCCATCCTGAGGGGG GAAGGCAGCTTGATGAGCTCCCAGCGTCCGAGATTCGGGACTGGCCAATGACGTTGGAAAATCTGAagacaggaagaagaagagaggagagtTACGGTGTACGGACacaagagggtggtgagcagGAGAAGGACCAAGGGTCATCAGATTGCTCAGGTTATGCAGAGAAGAGCAGCGAGGAGCTGGAAGGGCCTCCAGAAACCGAATCCATGTCCAACCTTGGGCATCATCTGGAGATCTTGGAAGAAGACATAAACGACCAGAAGGACCACTTCTTCGGAGGATCTTCGAGCCTGCTGCCAGCTTAA
- a CDS encoding uncharacterized protein (EggNog:ENOG503P4SN) gives MTPRILNDDSSGIVRTRDFILLSKATHRAACFLANYYHTQLPIIINIDAAGLAVGIATLYSTCRDCYNFFTTSILKAWGFHWRIQDGGDTQQPGQTRQNQTKLHNYLLKNRFKAEGVFNILSALADTLSNQEELVRGYGIQFRSTQAIQDGSQLASNNTTIEDIKPVITEFKQRLSKFNKFKWALRDNDDFRKFISDVKSHSESLYRLCPENAFESMNVYFTMDCLAVQESPAVLKWTSRVATEHAEIDKGSSVRPDYELLALAATLKASVDENRDKVQTDDGKLTTIGEEERNMKYLGKGLALFEGEVVYVEMRDYRGPPLDLTPEQKRKIKRRRIRARLLVEGKDVSSDEEDDGEPIKPIRPADPRLRILTRNFFNTFWGNNTMKSVYGLNIAGMIDHTEGDHEGDCSILYRLPSTIGIHSRQQPAENLKLRALVRLKSLLGTRKMDGIRSTLGSRFELARSLVRAVCMLHSSGWLHKNILAESVMFFPKHVSTLQDDRYEIKIEIDVSKPILMGYIFSRPDDIKHETRKPSSQKDELRKPLDSEEKHGRIFPRPASIYGRDILNKTKEPEQTKDLNIAGFTLDYYQYPAKHADPQATVPPCI, from the exons ATGACACCTCGAATATTAAATGATGACAGCTCTGGCATAGTCAGGACCCGAGATTTTATTCTTCTATCAAAGGCAACCCACCGCGCGGCGTGTTTTTTGGCCAATTATTACCACACACAATTAcctatcatcatcaacatcgacgCTGCTGGACTTGCCGTCGGCATTGCCACCCTATACTCAACATGTCGGGATTGTTACAACTTTTTTACCACT TCCATTCTGAAAGCCTGGGGCTTCCATTGGCGCATTCAGGATGGAGGCGACACTCAGCAACCTGGCCAGACCAGACAGAACCAAACCAAGCTTCACAACTACCTATTGAAGAACCGCTTCAAAGCCGAGGGCGTCTTCAACATCCTCTCTGCCCTTGCCGACACACTGTCAAACCAAGAGGAACTTGTCAGAGGATATGGAATCCAGTTTCGGTCAACGCAAGCAATTCAGGATGGATCCCAGTTGGCCAGCAAT AACACGACAATCGAGGACATCAAGCCTGTGATCACTGAATTCAAGCAACGTCTCTCGAAATTCAACAAGTTTAAGTGGGCTCTGAGAGATAACGATGACTTCAGAAAATTCATTTCCGACGTGAAATCCCACAGCGAATCCCTCTACCGCCTTTGCCCTGAAAACGCTTTTGAGTCGATGAATGTCTACTTTACCATGGATTGTTTGGCTGTCCAGGAGTCACCGGCAGTGCTGAAGTGGACTTCAAGAGTCGCAACTGAGCATGCAGAGATCGACAAGGGTTCTTCGGTGCGGCCGGACTACGAACTGCTGGCTTTAGCGGCTACATTGAAGGCATCTGTAGACGAAAACAGGGACAAGGTGCAGACAGATGACGGCAAGCTCACCACTATCGGTGAGGAGGAACGCAATATGAAGTATTTGGGGAAGGGTCTTGCTCTGTTTGAAGGTGAAGTTGTCTATGTGGAAATGCGAGACTATCGCGGACCGCCACTAGACCTCACACCGGAACAGAAACGGAAGATCAAGCGCCGTCGGATTCGAGCGCGACTGTTGGTTGAAGGCAAAGACGTCAGCAgcgacgaagaagacgatgGCGAGCCGATAAAGCCCATCAGACCGGCTGATCCCAGACTTCGGATTCTAACTCGAAACTTTTTCAACACATTTTGGGGCAACAATACAATGAAAAGTGTCTATGGGCTTAACATTGCTGGCATGATTGATCATACTGAAGGGGACCATGAAGGCGATTGCAGCATCCTCTATAGGCTCCCGAGCACGATAGGCATTCACAGTCGGCAGCAGCCAGCGGAGAATCTGAAGCTCCGTGCACTTGTTCGACTAAAATCCCTTCTTGGGACCAGGAAAATGGATGGCATCCGGTCAACACTGGGTTCGCGATTTGAGCTTGCCAGAAGTCTTGTGCGTGCCGTCTGCATGCTTCACTCAAGCGGGTGGCTACACAAGAACATACTTGCAGAGTCTGTCATGTTCTTTCCGAAACACGTGAGCACGCTCCAAGACGACCGCTATGAAATCAAAATTGAAATAGATGTTTCGAAGCCTATCCTGATGGGCTATATTTTTTCTCGGCCAGACGACATCAAGCATGAAACGCGCAAACCTTCCTCTCAAAAGGATGAACTTAGAAAGCCCCTA GATTCAGAGGAAAAGCATGGAAGGATATTCCCCCGGCCAGCTAGTATATATGGCCGCGATATACTGAACAAGACCAAAGAACCGGAACAAACAAAAGATCTAAACATTGCTGGCTTTACACTCGACTATTATCAGTACCCGGCAAAGCACGCAGATCCGCAGGCGACGGTACCGCCATGCATATGA
- a CDS encoding uncharacterized protein (EggNog:ENOG503NYDT; COG:E), with amino-acid sequence MAPGILVEEPAAQLPQVTKSNLDAPRHIFPDGIRTSGQHPPLYDVLKPYSEFPKEITGRTVWKRDEFINNPEKWVHPFTDEEVAELSATADAFIASGTPLTGISKENFVLPKLGKVLTDLREDLLNGKGFILFKRFPADVWGPEKNAVAYMGLGTYLGYFVSQNGRGHVLGHVKDVGDDPTQIHTVRIYRTAARQFFHADDGDIVGLLCVHRAQEGGESDIVSVHNVWNILQKEHPDVAETLTKPIWYFDRKGEVSDGQEEWVRQPIVYIENGGQGRLYCKWDPYYVKSLTRFSDKGIIPPLSEEQLHALKVLEDTCQQEALHMVLEVGDIQFLSNAHLLHARTAYRDFAPPAPRRHLLRLWLATPEGEGGWALPMPDSHEKKRGGIQVNDTPPRAPLDAE; translated from the exons ATGGCTCCCGGAATCCTAGTAGAAGAGCCTGCGGCTCAACTTCCTCAAGTCACCAAGAGCAACCTCGATGCCCCCCGCCACATCTTCCCTGACGGCATCCGCACATCTGGCCAGCACCCCCCTCTCTACGACGTCCTGAAGCCCTACTCTGAGTTTCCCAAGGAGATCACCGGCCGCACAGTATGGAAGCGTGATGAAttcatcaacaaccctgAGAAGTGGGTGCACCCCTTCacagatgaggaggttgccgAGTTGTCCGCCACCGCCGACGCTTTCATCGCCAGCGGCACACCACTCACCGGCATCTCCAAGGAGAACTTTGTCCTTCCCAAGCTCGGCAAGGTCTTGACTGACCTCCGGGAAGATCTCCTCAACGGCAAGGGCTTTATCCTCTTCAAGCGCTTCCCTGCCGATGTTTGGGGCCCAGAGAAGAACGCCGTTGCCTACATGGGTCTCGGCACCTATCTTGGATACTTTGTCTCTCAGAACGGCCGCGGCCACGTCCTCGGCCACGTCAAGGATGTCGGTGATGACCCGACTCAGATCCACACCGTCCGCATCTATCGCACTGCCGCCCGCCAGTTCTTCCAcgctgatgatggtgatatCGTCGGTCTTTTGTGCGTACACCGCGCccaggagggtggtgagagtgaCATTGTCTCGGTTCATAACGTCTGGAACATTCTCCAGAAGGAGCACCCTGATGTTGCCGAGACTCTGACCAAGCCGATCTGGTACTTTGACCGCAAGGGTGAGGTCAGCGATGGCCAGGAGGAGTGGGTTCGCCAGCCTATTGTTTACATAGAGAACGGTGGCCAGGGCCGTCTCTACTGCAAGTGGGATCCCTACTATGTCAAGTCTTTGACCAGATTCTCCGACAAGGGTATCATTCCTCCTCTCAGCGAGGAGCAACTTCATGCTCTGAAGGTGCTTGAGGATACCTGCCAGCAGGAGGCTCTGCACATGGttttggaggttggagaCATTCAGTTCTTGAGTAATGCTCACTTGCTCCATGCTCGCACTGCTTACAGGG ACTTTGcccctcccgctcccagAAGACATCTCCTCAGACTCTGGCTCGCCACTCccgagggtgagggcgggTGGGCCCTTCCCATGCCTGACAGCCATGAGAAGAAACGTGGTGGTATCCAGGTCAACGACACTCCTCCTCGTGCGCCTCTTGATGCCGAGTAA
- a CDS encoding uncharacterized protein (CAZy:GH47; COG:G; EggNog:ENOG503PC3A), with amino-acid sequence MPPPPAKVLIHVVPGFAGNDLDGVPIPNSGWYPSCPLISTAATMLLFSRNRSYVFLIAGIFLFVFLAIRKRSYQYSYVIDPFQSYHGDGSGDNFLPGSSGDPNYVPPNDYFDDNTDDNVNDKDQNDEEDTADRIEWSKLKPNYPVQDMRQFPKGSPQWLPKVQKFIETEPAAERQVRLERRDAVKKVFQRCWSSYRKHAWMSDEIMPISGGKRDVFGGWGATLVDSLDTLWIMDLKDEFKEAVEAASRIDFSKAPGDKVNVFETNIRYLGGFLAAYDLSGDRRLLRKATEVGEMLYVAFDTPNRMPMTRWDAVDASKNKPQEADESVLLAEIGTFALEFTRLSLLTKDPKWFDAAHRITELLHKQQDTTRFPGMWPVIVNARTTEFNLHNDFTIGAMADSWYEYLPKAHALVGGLLPQYREMYEKAMEAVIKRNVFRPMLPDNANVLVSGLVSVSRSGDDTVYSLKPEGQHLVCFAGGMLALGGKLVENQTHVSVGEKLMDGCIWTYSHMPVGIMPETFTMLPCPLTISPEKPECTFSETKWKDAIKRQLEAPDDISPEELNSLIAEKHISKGFTSLPDTRYILRPEAIESVFILYRTTGRKDLPEKAWKMFEAIEKNTKTELANAALSDITRYDPENEDESKRYPEKTDSMESFWLGETLKYFYLMFSEPDLISLDEWVFNTEAHPLRRLVPDLKGLFD; translated from the coding sequence ATgcccccaccacccgccaAAGTCTTAATTCATGTCGTCCCTGGATTCGCCGGGAACGACCTGGACGGGGTGCCCATCCCAAATTCAGGGTGGTATCCATCCTGCCCGTTGATCTCTACAGCTGCCACAATGCTGCTCTTTTCGAGGAATAGAAGCTATGTCTTCTTGATTGCAGGCATCTTTCTAttcgtcttcctcgccatccgcAAGAGATCATACCAATACTCCTACGTCATTGACCCTTTCCAGAGCTATCACGGCGATGGCAGTGGTGACAATTTCCTGCCCGGCAGTAGTGGGGATCCTAATTATGTCCCCCCGAATGACTATTTCGACGATAACACCGATGACAACGTCAATGACAAGGACCAAaacgacgaggaagacacAGCAGACCGGATCGAATGGAGCAAGTTGAAGCCCAATTACCCTGTCCAGGACATGCGCCAGTTTCCAAAGGGCTCCCCACAGTGGCTTCCAAAGGTTCAAAAGTTTATCGAGACTGAACCCGCAGCAGAGCGTCAAGTTCGACTCGAACGCCGAGATGCCGTCAAGAAGGTCTTTCAGCGTTGTTGGAGCTCGTACCGCAAGCACGCCTGGATGAGTGACGAGATCATGCCCATCAGCGGTGGGAAGCGCGATGTCTTTGGCGGCTGGGGAGCAACCTTGGTCGACAGTCTCGACACCCTCTGGATCATGGACCTGAAAGATGAGTTCAAGGAGGCAGTGGAAGCTGCGTCCAGGATCGACTTTTCCAAAGCCCCGGGAGACAAAGTGAACGTATTTGAGACCAACATACGATATCTAGGTGGCTTTCTGGCAGCCTACGACCTAAGTGGCGATAGACGGCTCCTACGTAAAGCAACAGAGGTTGGAGAAATGCTCTATGTCGCCTTCGATACTCCCAACCGCATGCCGATGACAAGATGGGATGCTGTGGATGCATCCAAAAACAAACCCCAGGAAGCCGACGAATCCGTCCTTCTTGCCGAGATTGGCACATTTGCTCTGGAGTTCACCAGGCTTTCTCTCCTCACCAAAGACCCAAAATGGTTCGACGCTGCGCATCGCATCACCGAGCTCCTGCATAAGCAACAAGACACCACGCGTTTCCCAGGAATGTGGCCTGTCATTGTCAACGCCCGCACCACAGAATTCAACCTACATAATGACTTCACCATCGGGGCCATGGCTGACTCTTGGTACGAATATCTCCCAAAGGCTCATGCTCTCGTCGGGGGTCTACTACCACAATATCGCGAAATGTATGAAAAGGCCATGGAGGCAGTCATCAAACGAAATGTCTTCCGGCCTATGCTTCCAGACAACGCCAACGTCCTTGTCTCTGGCCTTGTCTCTGTCTCCCGAAGCGGCGATGACACTGTCTACTCTCTCAAACCAGAAGGCCAGCATCTCGTTTGCTTCGCAGGTGGTATGCTCGCCCTCGGTGGCAAGCTTGTGGAGAATCAAACCCATGTGTCTGTCGGAGAGAAACTGATGGATGGCTGCATCTGGACCTATTCACACATGCCCGTGGGGATCATGCCAGAGACATTCACCATGCTTCCCTGTCCTTTAACAATCTCGCCCGAGAAGCCAGAGTGTACGTTTTCCGAGACCAAGTGGAAAGATGCGATCAAAAGGCAGCTTGAAGCACCCGATGACATCTCCCCTGAAGAGCTCAACTCCCTCATCGCCGAAAAGCACATCTCCAAGGGGTTCACGTCGCTTCCGGATACTCGATACATTCTCCGACCTGAAGCGATCGAGTCGGTATTTATTCTCTACCGCACAACCGGCCGAAAGGACTTGCCTGAAAAAGCATGGAAGATGTTTGAAGCTATCGAGAAGAATACCAAGACTGAGCTCGCCAACGCGGCACTGTCGGATATTACTCGTTATGACCCTGAGAACGAGGATGAGAGCAAACGGTATCCGGAGAAGACGGACTCGATGGAGAGCTTTTGGCTGGGCGAGACGTTGAAGTACTTTTATTTGATGTTCAGTGAGCCGGATTTGATTAGTCTGGATGAGTGGGTTTTTAATACAGAGGCCCATCCGCTAAGGAGGTTGGTGCCTGATTTGAAGGGGCTGTTTGATTGA
- a CDS encoding uncharacterized protein (EggNog:ENOG503NXET; COG:P), whose amino-acid sequence MSSTGAGENRGELPRRLRALARRGWKVLRVNWHLGVTAFGGPPVHFKIFNEKFVQKSKWVDEQVFQEIFSISQSLSGPASTKMLYCINLLHGGFMAALFSFLLWSLPGAIGMFGLSIGVSSIDENLPRIVYALLSGLNSATVGVIALAAVELSQKAITDPLTRIIVFVTAAAGMLYNALWYFPVLMLVSGVATLVNDYRWIHRPLGALVGKVKRKRATHPEAGPQNSATTTRNSHELGPSQPGPSSELPVSEDEANKNERPSGSTAENEPRIVPQELRFNMSWKTGTVIIVTFFLSFIVAMVLRSVLPDPGPPILYRLFSNMYLAGTIIFGGGPVVIPLLREYVVAEGWVSARDFLIGLALIQAFPGPNFNIAVFLGSLTAINAGHSSVAGALIAWVAIFSPGLILVHGTMGLWSAARNRRWVKSVLRGINAGAVGLIYTAVYRIFMVGYIDQGFQAGRSLGDDPWWVVITATSYVGGRYFKLNAPSAIVLGGLMGLIRYGVVNA is encoded by the exons ATGAGCTCCACTGGAGCCGGTGAAAATAGGGGGGAACTGCCCCGCCGTCTCCGGGCGCTGGCCCGCCGCGGGTGGAAAGTCCTCCGGGTCAATTGGCATCTCGGGGTTACTGCGTTTGGTGGTCCACCGGTTCACTTCAAGATT TTCAACGAAAAGTTCGTCCAAAAGTCAAAATGGGTCGATGAACAGGTCTTTCAGGAGATCTTCAGCATCTCGCAATCGCTGTCAGGACCCGCCAGCACAAAAATGCTCTACTGCATCAACCTGCTCCACGGCGGGTTTATGGCGGCATTGTTTAGCTTCCTGCTCTGGAGTCTTCCGGGGGCCATCGGCATGTTTGGCCTCTCCATCGGCGTGTCGAGCATTGACGAGAACCTGCCGCGAATCGTGTATGCGCTGCTCTCCGGCCTCAACTCCGCTACTGTCGGCGTGATTgcgctggcggcggtggagctgTCCCAGAAGGCCATCACTGATCCATTGACGAGGATAATTGTCTTTgtcactgctgctgctggcatGTTGTACAACGCCCTGTGGTACTTTCCCGTCTTGATGCTTGTGTCAGGTGTTGCGACCTTGGTCAATGACTACCGTTGGATCCATCGCCCACTCGGAGCTCTGGTGGGGAAGGTGAAGCGAAAGAGGGCGACGCACCCCGAAGCTGGCCCTCAAAACAGTgccacaacaacaagaaactCCCATGAACTTGGGCCATCGCAACCCGGGCCCAGCTCAGAACTTCCAGTCAGCGAAGATGAGGCCAATAAGAATGAGCGCCCGTCGGGGTCGACTGCTGAGAACGAACCACGCATTGTGCCACAGGAGCTGAGGTTCAACATGTCATGGAAGACTGGCACAGTGATTATCGTGACCTTCTTCCTCAGCTTCATCGTGGCCATGGTACTACGCAGTGTTCTTCCCGACCCCGGCCCTCCCATCCTCTACCgcctcttctccaacatgTACCTTGCGGGCACAATCATCTTTGGCGGTGGACCCGTCGTCATCCCTTTGCTGCGAGAGTACGTTGTTGCCGAAGGGTGGGTCAGCGCTCGCGACTTTTTGATCGGTCTCGCCCTCATCCAAGCCTTCCCGGGCCCCAACTTCAACATTGCTGTCTTCCTCGGGAGTTTGACGGCCATCAACGCCGGACACAGCTCTGTTGCGGGCGCCTTGATTGCCTGGGTTGCCATCTTCAGCCCAGGCTTGATCTTGGTCCATGGCACCATGGGACTCTGGAGCGCGGCAAGGAACAGGAGATGGGTCAAATCTGTGCTGAGAGGCATCAACGCTGGCGCCGTGGGCTTGATCTATACGGCCGTGTATCGAATCTTCATGGTGGGGTATATTGACCAAGGATTCCAGGCTGGTCGCAGTTTGGGTGATGATCCCTGGTGGGTTGTCATCACAGCTACCAGCTATGTTGGTGGTCGGTACTTCAAGTTGAATGCTCCGTCCGCCATTGTGTTGGGTGGTTTGATGGGCTTGATCAGGTACGGTGTGGTGAATGCTTGA
- a CDS encoding uncharacterized protein (COG:S; EggNog:ENOG503P0EN): protein MEAAAGDIAKKATCTTCQFSEDFSNYWTAVLFFKARNGSVHRVPQIPNAGFEGSNGGMTVYYMQDGLVNYQQTSKVTAFKTGFRMLIGEAMYRNRAQASKFRQITYTCLKTFGTRYPETMDFPKEPCNFGIMSNVRFPTCWDGKNLDSPDHMAHMSYPESGTFEGGGPCPASHPVRVPQLMYEVIWDTRQFNNKDLWPEDGSQPFLTGFGSHGDYMFGWLDDSLQRAMDSPCYVNCPTLKSQSISAMNQCSVPTVVDEPINGWLKALPGAAEES from the exons ATGGAAGCCGCTGCCGGTGATATCGCCAAGAAAGCGACTTGCACAACTTGCCAATTCTCCGAAGACTTTTCCAACTACTGGACAGCAGTGTTGTTCTTCAAGGCGAGAAATGGAAGCGTCCATCGAGTACCGCAGATTCCCAACGCTGGCTTCGAAGGTTCCAATGGTGGTATGACTGTGTATTATATGCAAGACGGCCTGGTTAACTACCAGCAAACTTCCAAGGTGACGGCGTTCAAGACTGGCTTCCGTATGCTCATCGGCGAGGCCATGTACCGCAACCGAGCCCAGGCATCCAAGTTCCGTCAAATCACCTACACCTGCCTCAAGACTTTTGGCACGCGCTATCCCGAGACAATGGATTTCCCCAAGGAGCCATGCAACTTCGGAATTATGTCCAACGTTCGTTTCCCAACCTGTTGGGACGGAAAGAATCTTGACTCTCCCGATCACATGGCGCACATGTCATATCCCGAGTCTGGAACCTTCGAAGGCGGTGGTCCTTGCCCAGCTTCGCACCCAGTGCGTGTGCCTCAGCTCATGTACGAGGTTATCTGGGACACAAGGCAGTTCAACAACAAGGACTTATGGCCCGAGGATGGGTCTCAGCCTTTCCT GACTGGCTTCGGATCGCATGGTGACTACATGTTTGGCTGGTTGGACGACTCGCTACAGCGTGCCATGGACAGTCCCTGCTACGTCAACTGCCCGACTCTCAAGAGCCAGAGCATCTCGGCGATGAACCAGTGCTCGGTACCGACCGTGGTCGACGAGCCCATCAATGGCT GGCTCAAAGCACTTCCCGGCGCTGCGGAGGAATCTTAG